Proteins encoded within one genomic window of Setaria italica strain Yugu1 chromosome IV, Setaria_italica_v2.0, whole genome shotgun sequence:
- the LOC101777858 gene encoding chitinase 1: MRAHRFWHTKQLVPQIEVAMMRALAVVAMLATSLAVTARAEQCGSQAGGAVCPNCMCCSKWGWCGTTSDYCGTGCQSQCSGCGGGGGGGGGGGGGGGGGVGSIISQSLFDQMLLHRNDNACPARGFYTYAAFIAAANAFPGFGTTGDLDTRKREIAAFLGQTSHETTGGWATAPDGPYSWGYCFKQEQNPGSDYCQPSSQWPCAAGKQYYGRGPMQLSWNYNYGPAGQAIGADLLGNPDQVAADATIAFKAAIWFWMTAQSPKPSCHAVSTGQWSPTSADQTAGRLPGYGAITNIINGGLECGRGVDSRVADRIGFYKRYCDMLGVSYGSNLDCYNQRPFGS; this comes from the coding sequence ATGCGTGCCCACCGCTTCTGGCACACAAAACAGCTCGTGCCACAGATCGAGGTAGCCATGATGAGAGCACTGGCGGTAGTGGCCATGTTGGCCACGTCCTTGGCCGTGACCGCGCGCGCCGAGCAGTGCGGGTcgcaggccggcggcgctgTGTGCCCCAACTGCATGTGCTGCAGCAAGTGGGGGTGGTGCGGCACCACCTCCGACTACTGTGGCACCGGCTGCCAGAGCCAGtgcagcggctgcggcggcggaggaggaggcggaggcggcggcggaggcggcggcggcggcggcgtcggctccATCATCTCCCAGTCCCTGTTCGACCAGATGCTGCTGCACCGCAACGACAACGCGTGCCCGGCTCGGGGATTCTACACCTACGCCGCCTTCATCGCCGCGGCCAACGCCTTCCCcggcttcggcaccaccggcgACCTGGACACCCGGAAACGGGAGATCGCGGCGTTCCTGGGCCAGACGTCGCACGAGACCACCGGCGGGTGGGCCACGGCGCCCGACGGCCCCTACTCGTGGGGCTACTGCTTCAAGCAGGAGCAAAACCCGGGGTCCGACTACTGCCAGCCCAGCTCGCAGTGGCCCTGCGCCGCCGGAAAGCAGTACTACGGCCGCGGGCCCATGCAGCTGTCCTGGAACTACAACTACGGCCCGGCGGGGCAGGCCATCGGCGCCGACCTCCTCGGCAACCCCGACCAGGTGGCCGCCGACGCCACCATCGCCTTCAAGGCGGCCATCTGGTTCTGGATGACGGCGCAGTCGCCCAAGCCGTCGTGCCACGCCGTCTCCACGGGGCAGTGGAGCCCCACGAGCGCCGACCAGACCGCGGGGAGGCTGCCTGGCTACGGCGCCATCACCAACATCATCAACGGCGGCCTCGAGTGCGGCCGCGGCGTCGACAGCCGCGTCGCCGACCGGATCGGCTTCTACAAGCGCTACTGCGACATGCTCGGGGTCAGCTACGGGTCCAACTTGGACTGCTACAACCAGAGGCCCTTCGGCAGCTAA
- the LOC101778263 gene encoding NAC domain-containing protein 67, whose translation MRSHSSSVGGAAELELPGFRFHPTEEELLEFYLKQVAYGKKLKFDIIPTVQLYRHDPWELPGLARIGEREWYFFVPRDRKQAVGGSGRPSRTTERGFWKATGSDRAVRCAADPKRLIGLKKTLVYYEGRAPRGTKTDWVMNEYRLPDVVVDNGAAAGNSSPKEDIVLCKIYRKAVSLKELEQRVAMEELARASASATPSASHNTGSPADSMSSSDQQGETTTMMMMGGVAIPSLATICMKKEVVTESTAAVLRPATLSLPQLEVAKQPAQQQEWMQDPFLTQLRSPWMESWSPYYASVLNF comes from the exons ATGCGCTCTCATTCATCGtcggtcggcggcgcggcggagctgGAGCTGCCGGGGTTCCGGTTCCACCcgacggaggaggagctgctggagtTCTACCTCAAGCAGGTGGCCTACGGGAAGAAGCTCAAGTTCGACATCATCCCCACCGTCCAGCTGTACCGGCACGACCCGTGGGAGCTACCGGGCCTGGCGCGCATCGGCGAGCGCGAGTGGTACTTCTTCGTGCCGCGGGACCGCAAGCAGGCcgtcggcggcagcgggcggcccAGCCGCACGACGGAGCGCGGGTTCTGGAAGGCGACGGGGTCGGACCGCGCCGTGCGCTGCGCCGCCGACCCCAAGCGCCTCATCGGGCTCAAGAAGACGCTCGTCTACTACGAGGGCCGCGCGCCCCGGGGCACCAAGACCGACTGGGTCATGAACGAGTACAGGCTCcccgacgtcgtcgtcgacaatggcgccgccgccggcaactCATCACCCAAG GAGGACATCGTGCTGTGCAAGATCTACCGCAAGGCGGTGTCGCTCAAGGAGCTGGAGCAGCGGGTGGCCATGGAGGAGCTcgcgcgcgcctccgcctccgccacgccctccgcctcccacaACACCGGCTCGCCCGCCGACTCCATGTCGTCCTCGGACCAGCAGGGAGAGACGACGACCATGATGATGATGGGCGGCGTGGCCATCCCGTCGCTGGCGACCATATGCATGAAGAAGGAGGTGGTGACCGAGtccacggcggcggtgctgaGGCCGGCGACGCTGAGCCTGCCGCAGCTGGAGGTGGCGAAGCAGCCGGCGCAGCAGCAGGAGTGGATGCAGGACCCCTTCCTGACGCAGCTGCGGAGCCCCTGGATGGAGAGTTGGTCGCCGTACTACGCCAGCGTCCTCAACTTCTAA